From Desulfobacteraceae bacterium, the proteins below share one genomic window:
- a CDS encoding cytochrome c family protein: MSSNRTSIAWTAICVLLIVGFLYFFYTPPATDIGPAQPIPFSHRLHSGVKAIQCEFCHPYVGRATYPGIPPVEKCLYCHNYIIANHPQILKEHAYFDTRTPTPWRKVFYVPEHVFFNHQRHIKKAVACAECHGAVETMDRLKGQRFMMGFCIGCHRERGANLDCWLACHN; this comes from the coding sequence TTGAGCTCAAACCGAACCTCGATTGCCTGGACAGCCATTTGTGTTCTGCTGATCGTCGGCTTTCTCTATTTCTTCTACACGCCGCCGGCCACCGACATCGGTCCGGCGCAGCCGATCCCTTTCAGCCACCGGCTGCACAGCGGGGTCAAGGCGATCCAGTGCGAATTCTGCCACCCCTACGTGGGGCGCGCCACCTATCCCGGCATTCCGCCGGTGGAAAAGTGCCTCTACTGCCACAACTACATCATCGCCAACCACCCCCAGATCCTCAAGGAACACGCCTATTTCGACACCCGCACCCCGACCCCCTGGCGCAAGGTCTTCTACGTGCCCGAGCATGTCTTTTTCAACCATCAGCGGCACATCAAGAAAGCCGTGGCCTGTGCGGAGTGCCACGGGGCGGTGGAGACCATGGACCGCCTCAAGGGCCAGAGGTTCATGATGGGATTTTGCATCGGCTGCCACCGCGAGCGGGGCGCCAACCTGGACTGCTGGCTGGCGTGCCACAACTGA
- a CDS encoding DUF3341 domain-containing protein gives MKEDRMPAERYVMGLFSDEDQAAAVAADLPNTPWKLARVHSPIPSHKLAQVLKVKKSAVGWFTLAGGIIGFFTGFLLAIFTATRWGLIVSGKPVVSLIPFFIVGFEFTILFAVFGNVIGLITQTDLPDYGGLQHYDPRCSGSHFGVLAACSEDGQAELEDYFRRKGGQARVFEA, from the coding sequence ATGAAGGAGGACCGCATGCCGGCTGAACGCTATGTCATGGGGCTCTTCAGCGACGAGGACCAGGCGGCGGCCGTGGCCGCGGACCTGCCCAACACCCCCTGGAAGCTCGCCCGGGTCCACAGCCCGATCCCCAGCCACAAGCTGGCCCAGGTGCTGAAGGTCAAGAAAAGCGCCGTCGGCTGGTTCACCCTGGCCGGCGGGATCATCGGCTTTTTCACCGGTTTTCTGCTGGCGATCTTCACCGCCACGCGCTGGGGGCTGATCGTCTCGGGCAAACCGGTGGTCTCGCTGATCCCCTTTTTTATCGTGGGCTTCGAATTCACGATCCTCTTCGCCGTCTTCGGCAACGTGATCGGCCTGATCACCCAGACCGACCTGCCGGACTACGGGGGTCTCCAGCACTACGACCCGCGCTGCTCGGGCTCCCATTTCGGTGTTCTGGCGGCCTGCAGCGAAGACGGCCAGGCCGAACTGGAGGATTATTTCCGCCGCAAAGGCGGCCAAGCTCGGGTTTTCGAAGCATGA
- the nrfD gene encoding polysulfide reductase NrfD, giving the protein MSELTYATIDQTVLQTLEKPRPGYWAAVAVLAGGILLGAACWLYQIFVGIGVGGQNNPVAWGTYLINFVFWVGIAHSGTLISAILHLFRAGWRNPIARAAETMTVFAVCTAGLFPFIHLGRVWAVYYMLPYPNQRTLWPNFQSPLMFDVVAISTYLTVSSLFWYTGMLPDLATVRDRATGLRKKVFTVISLGWTGKHEQWRHYTRGYLFFAALATPLVISVHSVVSWDFALGVVPGWHTTIFAPYFVAGAIHSGLAMVLTLMIPLRHIFHYEKIITVDVLENVAKTIILTGMIVGFAYATEFFIAWYSFNTVEIEVFRYRMLGDYRVGFWIMVVCNTIIPLLFFFKKIRTSIRWLFGLSLLVNVGMWFERFVIIITSVARDFIPHAWGLYAPTAIEFGIMLGSFCLFFFLFLLFVKHLPSVSMTEIKETLHEGGPHAG; this is encoded by the coding sequence ATGTCAGAGCTCACTTACGCGACCATCGACCAGACAGTCCTGCAAACCCTGGAGAAGCCCCGGCCGGGCTATTGGGCGGCCGTCGCCGTGCTGGCCGGGGGCATTCTCCTGGGGGCTGCCTGCTGGCTCTACCAGATCTTCGTGGGCATCGGGGTCGGCGGCCAGAACAACCCGGTGGCCTGGGGCACCTACCTGATCAACTTCGTCTTCTGGGTGGGGATCGCCCACTCGGGCACCCTGATCTCGGCGATCCTGCACCTCTTTCGGGCCGGCTGGCGCAACCCGATCGCGCGCGCCGCCGAAACCATGACCGTGTTTGCAGTCTGCACGGCCGGGCTTTTCCCCTTCATCCACCTGGGGCGGGTCTGGGCGGTCTACTACATGCTGCCCTACCCCAACCAGCGGACCCTGTGGCCCAATTTCCAGTCACCGCTGATGTTCGACGTGGTGGCCATCAGCACCTACCTGACGGTCAGCTCGCTCTTCTGGTACACCGGCATGCTACCCGACCTGGCCACCGTGCGCGACCGCGCCACCGGGCTGCGTAAAAAGGTTTTCACGGTGATCTCGCTTGGCTGGACCGGCAAGCACGAGCAGTGGCGCCACTACACCCGCGGCTACCTCTTCTTCGCGGCCCTGGCCACGCCACTGGTGATTTCGGTCCACAGCGTGGTCTCCTGGGACTTCGCCCTGGGGGTGGTGCCCGGCTGGCACACCACGATCTTCGCGCCCTATTTCGTGGCCGGCGCCATCCACTCGGGGCTGGCGATGGTGCTGACCCTGATGATCCCGCTGCGGCATATCTTCCACTACGAAAAGATCATCACGGTCGATGTGCTGGAAAACGTCGCCAAGACCATCATCCTGACCGGCATGATCGTCGGGTTCGCTTACGCCACCGAATTTTTCATCGCCTGGTACAGCTTCAACACGGTGGAAATTGAGGTCTTCCGCTATCGCATGCTGGGCGACTACCGGGTGGGGTTCTGGATCATGGTGGTCTGCAACACCATAATCCCCCTGCTGTTCTTCTTCAAAAAGATCCGCACCTCGATCCGCTGGCTGTTCGGGCTCTCCCTGCTGGTCAACGTCGGCATGTGGTTCGAGCGCTTCGTGATCATCATCACCAGCGTCGCGCGCGATTTCATCCCCCACGCCTGGGGCCTCTACGCGCCGACCGCGATCGAGTTCGGCATCATGCTCGGCAGCTTCTGCCTGTTCTTCTTTCTCTTCCTGCTGTTCGTCAAACACCTGCCGTCGGTCTCGATGACCGAGATCAAGGAAACCCTCCATGAAGGAGGACCGCATGCCGGCTGA
- a CDS encoding 4Fe-4S dicluster domain-containing protein, with product MNRRTFLKMAGVGSVSVAAGCTSQPEKTIYALVQAPDDTVTGKALWYASTCRECPAGCGLLARSREGRVVKVEGNPLHPINQGTLCMRGQAALQAVYHPDRLKTPQLRENGAWRALSWAEAEALLQEKVRAAAETGGVHVVTEVVGESLSALLGESLERWGSPPPLVFEPFAYEALKTANRMAFGVDGLVSYRLDQADLLVSLGADFLETWLSPVEYARQFKAMHGLQAGRKGYFAHIAPCQSLTAANADLWLACRPGSEGTVALGLIRQALENGCGKHLPAPLRQTLAAECAPYSPEKVAQTADIPAEALERLAARLLAAKAPLVLGTATAGSGAADVGANLAANLLNRVLDPDLARIDCASRHRVETAAPRAAVLAFFKHLTPENTGLLLLNNVNPVFALPGAGIAERLAQPDIFVVSTANFMDETSLLADLVLPVGMPLECWDEYGGKRGLTSGLQPAMGSLTAAPSLGDVILRAAFEADPPAPDYRGYLKTRLAAQGLVDGERQWVAFLQRGGSFEPPAGPAGISLPSELPSGFGALPAPPPGQVLVAAPSIRFFDGRGANRPWLCEIPDPLTKVAWQTPLLAHPETLASQGIRHADVVQLRSAHGSLEAPVYETVAVRPGVLAMAIGQGHSAYGRYAQGEGVDPLGLLPPETDAVSGGPAFVAGDVLLAPTGQRMTLAHTDGSRIQHGRKIALTTPLQSASHHDGHPPKAGLTMWDFPLTLPLPEGYDPKRDAYPPHDHAGYRWSMVVDLDRCIGCGACAAACYAENSIGVVGAQHIVEGREMAWLRVERYLDPEDERKVIFLPLMCQHCDNAPCEAVCPVYAPHHSKEGLNNQIYNRCIGTRFCSQNCPYKVRRFNWFTWQWPQPLNLQLNPDVTARSKGVMEKCSFCIQRIKEAHNTAKNEGRAIRDGEIQPACLQTCPTGALVFGNLMEPGSRVRRMIMDRRAYQVMGYLNTKPAVIYLRKVVQEI from the coding sequence ATGAATCGGCGAACCTTTCTCAAGATGGCCGGTGTGGGCAGCGTCTCGGTTGCCGCCGGCTGCACCTCCCAGCCCGAAAAAACCATCTACGCCCTGGTTCAGGCCCCCGACGACACGGTCACCGGCAAAGCGCTGTGGTACGCCTCCACCTGCCGCGAATGCCCGGCCGGCTGCGGCCTTCTGGCCCGCAGCCGCGAGGGGCGGGTGGTCAAAGTCGAAGGCAACCCGCTGCACCCCATCAACCAGGGCACGCTTTGCATGCGCGGGCAGGCCGCGCTGCAGGCGGTCTACCACCCGGACCGCCTCAAGACGCCGCAGCTCAGGGAAAACGGCGCTTGGCGGGCGCTCTCCTGGGCCGAGGCCGAGGCGCTGCTGCAGGAAAAGGTCCGGGCGGCCGCGGAGACCGGCGGGGTGCATGTGGTGACCGAGGTGGTCGGGGAAAGTCTGAGCGCGCTTCTGGGCGAGTCCCTGGAGCGCTGGGGTTCACCGCCGCCGCTGGTCTTCGAACCCTTCGCCTACGAGGCCCTCAAAACCGCCAACCGGATGGCCTTCGGGGTGGACGGGCTGGTCTCCTACCGCCTGGACCAGGCCGACCTGCTGGTCTCGCTGGGGGCCGATTTTCTCGAGACCTGGCTCTCGCCGGTCGAATACGCCCGCCAGTTCAAGGCCATGCACGGTCTGCAGGCGGGCCGCAAGGGGTATTTCGCCCATATCGCCCCCTGCCAGTCGCTCACCGCCGCCAACGCGGACCTCTGGCTGGCCTGCCGCCCCGGCAGCGAAGGCACCGTGGCCTTGGGGCTGATCCGCCAGGCCCTTGAAAACGGCTGCGGGAAGCACCTGCCGGCCCCCCTGCGGCAGACGCTGGCAGCCGAGTGCGCCCCTTACAGTCCCGAAAAAGTCGCCCAGACAGCCGATATTCCCGCCGAGGCCTTGGAGCGCCTGGCGGCGCGCCTGCTAGCGGCCAAGGCCCCCCTGGTCCTGGGCACCGCCACCGCCGGCAGCGGCGCGGCCGACGTGGGCGCCAACCTGGCCGCCAACCTCCTCAACCGCGTGCTGGACCCGGATCTCGCCCGAATCGACTGCGCAAGCCGTCACCGGGTGGAGACCGCGGCCCCGCGGGCCGCGGTGCTGGCGTTTTTCAAGCACCTGACCCCCGAGAACACCGGCCTGCTGCTGCTCAACAACGTCAACCCGGTGTTTGCGCTGCCCGGCGCCGGCATCGCCGAACGCCTCGCCCAGCCGGACATCTTCGTGGTCAGCACCGCCAATTTCATGGATGAGACCAGCCTGCTGGCCGACCTGGTCCTGCCGGTGGGCATGCCCCTGGAGTGCTGGGACGAATACGGTGGCAAACGCGGCCTGACCTCGGGCCTGCAGCCCGCCATGGGCAGCCTGACCGCCGCCCCCAGCCTGGGGGACGTCATCCTGCGGGCGGCCTTCGAGGCCGATCCACCCGCTCCCGACTACCGGGGCTACCTCAAGACGCGTCTAGCCGCCCAAGGCCTCGTCGACGGGGAGCGCCAGTGGGTGGCGTTCCTGCAGCGCGGGGGCAGCTTCGAACCTCCGGCCGGCCCCGCCGGGATCTCCTTGCCCTCCGAACTGCCGTCCGGTTTCGGGGCCCTGCCCGCCCCCCCGCCCGGCCAGGTGCTGGTGGCCGCGCCCTCCATCCGGTTTTTTGACGGCCGGGGCGCCAACCGGCCCTGGCTCTGCGAAATCCCCGACCCGCTGACCAAGGTGGCCTGGCAGACCCCACTGCTGGCCCACCCCGAGACCCTGGCCTCCCAGGGAATCCGCCATGCGGACGTGGTTCAGCTGCGTTCCGCCCACGGGAGCCTCGAGGCCCCGGTCTACGAGACCGTCGCGGTCCGACCCGGTGTGCTTGCGATGGCCATCGGCCAGGGCCACAGCGCCTACGGCCGCTATGCCCAGGGCGAGGGGGTGGACCCCCTGGGGCTGCTGCCGCCGGAAACCGACGCAGTCTCCGGCGGGCCTGCATTCGTCGCCGGCGACGTGCTGCTCGCCCCCACCGGCCAGCGGATGACGCTGGCCCACACCGACGGCAGCCGGATCCAGCACGGCCGCAAGATCGCCCTGACGACCCCCCTGCAAAGCGCGTCGCACCACGACGGGCACCCGCCCAAGGCGGGGCTGACCATGTGGGATTTCCCCCTCACCCTGCCGCTGCCCGAGGGCTACGACCCCAAGCGCGACGCCTACCCGCCCCACGACCACGCCGGTTACCGCTGGTCGATGGTGGTCGACCTGGACCGCTGCATCGGCTGCGGCGCCTGCGCGGCGGCCTGCTACGCCGAGAACAGCATCGGGGTGGTGGGCGCCCAGCACATCGTCGAGGGCCGCGAAATGGCCTGGCTGCGGGTGGAGCGCTACCTGGACCCCGAGGACGAGCGCAAGGTGATCTTCCTGCCGTTGATGTGCCAGCACTGCGACAACGCGCCCTGCGAAGCGGTCTGCCCGGTCTACGCCCCGCACCACTCCAAGGAGGGGCTCAACAACCAGATCTACAACCGCTGCATCGGCACCCGCTTCTGCTCCCAGAACTGCCCCTACAAGGTGCGGCGCTTCAACTGGTTCACCTGGCAGTGGCCCCAGCCGCTGAATCTGCAGCTCAACCCGGACGTCACCGCCCGCAGCAAGGGGGTCATGGAAAAGTGCTCGTTTTGCATCCAACGCATCAAGGAGGCCCACAACACCGCCAAAAACGAAGGCCGCGCCATCCGCGACGGTGAAATCCAGCCCGCCTGCCTGCAGACCTGCCCCACCGGCGCGCTGGTCTTCGGCAACCTGATGGAGCCCGGCAGCCGGGTGCGCCGGATGATCATGGACCGCCGCGCCTACCAGGTGATGGGCTATCTGAACACCAAACCGGCGGTCATTTACCTGCGCAAAGTGGTTCAGGAGATATAG
- a CDS encoding sugar phosphate isomerase/epimerase yields the protein MIFGYSTNAFVKFPLSESLEKIADLGFDGVEIMGDRPHLYPPDYGAREIAELQAILRRRGLSVTNINSFTLFAVGDTYLPSWIEPEPERRQIRIGHTRDSLRMAAALGCRNISVPPGGPLGDLSRKAGLALFHAGLEQVLPLAEELGVRVLVEPEPGLMLENTAEFREFIRDVRSPLVGINFDIGHFFCAGEDPRAAFEELFQWVGHMHIEDIAPDRRHQHLIAGQGTIAFRPLFEAMARLGYAHDISLELYPYVDMPEQAGRESREFLLPLFREAGLI from the coding sequence ATGATCTTCGGATACAGCACCAATGCATTCGTCAAATTTCCGCTGAGCGAGTCCCTGGAAAAAATCGCCGACCTCGGCTTCGACGGCGTCGAAATCATGGGCGACCGCCCCCACCTCTACCCCCCAGATTACGGCGCCCGGGAGATCGCGGAGCTCCAGGCCATTCTCCGGCGGCGGGGTCTCAGTGTCACCAACATCAACAGCTTCACCCTTTTCGCGGTGGGCGACACCTATCTCCCGTCCTGGATCGAGCCCGAGCCCGAACGCCGCCAGATCCGCATAGGCCACACCCGCGACAGCCTGAGAATGGCCGCCGCGCTGGGATGCCGCAACATCTCGGTGCCGCCCGGCGGCCCCCTGGGGGACCTTTCCCGTAAGGCGGGCCTGGCGCTCTTTCATGCAGGGCTAGAGCAGGTTCTTCCCCTGGCCGAGGAACTGGGCGTAAGGGTCCTGGTGGAACCCGAACCGGGCTTGATGCTGGAGAACACGGCCGAATTCAGGGAGTTCATCCGTGATGTGCGCTCGCCACTGGTGGGCATCAACTTCGACATCGGCCATTTCTTCTGCGCCGGCGAAGACCCCCGCGCGGCCTTCGAGGAACTCTTCCAGTGGGTGGGGCACATGCACATCGAGGACATCGCCCCGGATCGCCGACACCAGCACCTCATCGCCGGCCAGGGCACCATCGCCTTCCGGCCCCTCTTCGAGGCCATGGCACGCCTGGGTTATGCGCACGACATCAGCCTGGAGCTCTATCCCTACGTGGACATGCCGGAGCAGGCGGGCCGCGAAAGCCGCGAGTTCCTGCTGCCGCTCTTCAGGGAAGCCGGACTAATCTAA
- a CDS encoding inositol-3-phosphate synthase has product MTTNSPAAGAPLLLLIAGAKGAVASTLAVAAQTLRKAPAAVLDSLTTAGRFGGLLNPEAVHTAGWDVTAAPLSAAVARHGVLPAEAWKPLRAELDQVPLCSPPPAEAPAEEQIARLVADIQRFRGAHPDARAVLVDLLPACESSGLGDCQDPDPREITRAAARCPDLVYGLAAVRAGVPVVNFSPNELEIPRLVSEARERGVPICGRDGKTGQTYFKVVLASAFKARSLRVDGWYSLNILGNADGANLMDPCRAAGKYSNKTLLLDEILEYPVGAAYGVPTHKVHIDYYPPRGDAKEAWDVIDFQGLFGLPMSLRLNLQGRDSILAAPMALDLARWMVALQAAGRSGPVPELGFYFKKAVGANPPVTFQEQLLALDRLARECEPA; this is encoded by the coding sequence ATGACGACAAATTCGCCCGCCGCAGGCGCCCCGCTGCTGCTCCTGATCGCCGGCGCGAAGGGGGCCGTGGCCTCCACCCTGGCGGTGGCCGCCCAAACGCTGCGCAAGGCGCCGGCTGCCGTTCTGGACAGCCTGACCACAGCCGGGCGCTTCGGGGGGCTGCTCAACCCCGAAGCGGTCCACACCGCCGGCTGGGACGTGACGGCGGCGCCGCTTTCCGCCGCGGTGGCCCGCCACGGGGTGCTGCCCGCCGAGGCCTGGAAACCCCTCCGGGCCGAGCTGGACCAGGTGCCGCTGTGCAGCCCGCCGCCGGCCGAAGCCCCCGCCGAAGAGCAGATCGCGCGCCTGGTGGCCGACATTCAGCGCTTCCGGGGGGCACACCCGGACGCCCGAGCGGTGCTGGTCGACCTGCTGCCGGCCTGCGAGAGCAGCGGGCTTGGCGACTGCCAGGACCCCGACCCACGCGAAATCACCCGCGCCGCCGCCAGGTGCCCGGATCTGGTTTACGGTCTGGCGGCGGTGCGCGCCGGGGTGCCGGTGGTCAACTTCTCCCCCAACGAGCTGGAGATCCCCCGGTTGGTGAGCGAAGCCCGAGAGCGCGGCGTACCCATTTGCGGCCGCGACGGCAAAACCGGCCAGACCTATTTCAAGGTGGTCCTGGCCTCGGCCTTCAAGGCGCGCAGCCTGCGGGTGGACGGCTGGTACAGCCTCAACATCCTCGGCAACGCCGACGGGGCCAACCTCATGGACCCCTGCCGCGCCGCCGGCAAATACAGCAACAAGACCCTGCTGCTGGACGAAATCCTGGAGTACCCGGTGGGCGCCGCCTACGGGGTGCCGACGCACAAGGTCCACATCGACTACTACCCGCCCCGCGGCGACGCCAAGGAGGCCTGGGACGTCATCGACTTCCAGGGCCTCTTCGGGCTGCCCATGAGCCTACGGCTCAACCTCCAGGGCCGCGACTCGATTCTGGCCGCGCCCATGGCGCTTGACCTGGCCCGCTGGATGGTTGCCCTGCAGGCCGCCGGCCGCAGCGGCCCGGTTCCCGAGCTGGGGTTTTACTTCAAGAAAGCCGTCGGCGCCAACCCGCCGGTCACCTTCCAGGAACAGCTTCTGGCCCTGGACCGGTTGGCCCGGGAGTGTGAGCCGGCTTAA